The Pseudoalteromonas translucida KMM 520 genome has a window encoding:
- a CDS encoding DNA polymerase II produces the protein MTQAIYQGFILSRQQYSSKNRQGLTLCYWLSSESGPIKVVVENQQAVFFIAQQQLPLAQTLLAKAKIKVSFKAVNMRHFSGVDCTACYFNDSSSLYKARAQLEQQINIYEGDIRHSDRFLMERFIKGGVWVTGKALQKNGFIEITQAKLKANPDYTPQLASLSLDIECNGEGVLFSVGLVGNGLDCVLMIGEPQPHSNAFNIDWCVDEINLLQKLQCYITSNDPDVIVGWNVIEFDFSVLNARAEALGLVLNLGREQQPLTIRTGHYTRLTLPGRSVIDGIDTLKNATYHFDSYSLANISHKVLGESKLIQADNRLSEIIRQFNHDKLALAAYNRQDCILVNRIFVKLKLFEFAIVRTQLTGLELERMGGSVAAFTNLYLPLLHRSGYVAPNLGDHGLSFESPGGYVMESTPGLYENVLVLDFKSLYPSIMRTFCIDPLGLIEGLNSPENAVAGFNDALFSRELHHLPKLIKHLTRTRQKAKDTNQPMLSQAIKIIMNSLYGVLGSKGCRFYDPRLSSSITLRGHEIMQTTRKWIEELGYEVIYGDTDSIFVNVNERLNATDCNKIGNDVMHIINKRWSDSIKTRFSLTSYLEIEFETHYSPFFMPTIRGKKIGSKKRYVGQIEKNNAKQLIFKGMETVRSDWTQFAQEFQTELFKTLFDQQFEIEQLNDIIKSYTKKLYAGEFDKKLIYRKRLGQNLSDYVKNIPPHVQAVKKFKANNPDFDVKRGQIIEYVYAINGAEIYNGNNTLNYPLYIQRQLEPVADMILSALGVQPNSTQSTLF, from the coding sequence TTGACACAAGCAATCTATCAGGGCTTTATTTTATCAAGGCAACAATACTCGTCTAAAAACAGGCAGGGCCTCACTTTGTGTTATTGGTTAAGCTCTGAGTCTGGGCCTATAAAGGTGGTTGTTGAAAACCAGCAAGCCGTATTTTTTATTGCGCAACAACAACTTCCTCTTGCACAAACGTTATTAGCCAAAGCCAAAATAAAGGTAAGTTTTAAAGCGGTTAATATGCGCCACTTTAGTGGTGTTGACTGCACAGCTTGCTATTTTAACGACAGTAGTAGCCTTTATAAAGCGAGAGCCCAGCTTGAGCAGCAAATAAATATATACGAAGGCGATATTCGCCACAGTGACCGGTTTTTAATGGAGCGCTTTATTAAAGGAGGAGTGTGGGTAACTGGAAAGGCGCTACAAAAAAATGGCTTTATCGAAATTACTCAAGCAAAACTAAAAGCTAATCCAGATTATACGCCACAGCTTGCGTCGCTTTCATTAGATATAGAATGTAACGGGGAAGGGGTGTTATTTTCGGTTGGGTTAGTTGGTAATGGCCTAGATTGTGTATTAATGATTGGCGAGCCACAGCCTCACAGTAACGCATTTAATATTGACTGGTGCGTTGATGAAATAAATCTACTGCAAAAATTACAGTGCTACATTACTAGTAACGATCCGGATGTGATTGTAGGTTGGAATGTAATTGAATTTGATTTTAGCGTACTTAACGCGCGCGCAGAAGCATTAGGACTGGTACTTAATTTAGGTAGAGAGCAACAACCTTTAACAATTAGAACGGGTCATTACACCCGGCTTACTTTACCTGGGCGCAGCGTAATAGATGGTATAGATACACTAAAAAATGCCACTTATCATTTTGATAGTTATTCGTTAGCTAATATTTCTCATAAAGTGCTGGGCGAGTCTAAGTTAATTCAAGCAGATAATCGCCTTAGCGAAATTATTCGTCAATTTAATCACGACAAGCTCGCTCTTGCCGCTTATAACCGCCAAGACTGTATATTAGTAAATAGAATTTTTGTTAAGTTAAAGCTATTTGAATTTGCCATAGTAAGAACGCAACTTACGGGGCTTGAACTAGAGCGTATGGGCGGCTCGGTAGCTGCATTTACCAACCTATATTTACCCTTATTACATCGCAGTGGCTATGTTGCACCTAATTTAGGCGATCATGGCTTATCGTTTGAAAGCCCGGGCGGTTATGTAATGGAGTCTACTCCTGGTTTATATGAAAATGTATTAGTGCTCGACTTTAAAAGCTTGTATCCGTCAATTATGCGCACTTTTTGTATTGATCCATTAGGCCTTATAGAAGGACTAAACTCTCCCGAAAATGCAGTAGCAGGGTTTAACGACGCACTTTTTTCACGCGAGCTGCATCACCTACCCAAATTAATTAAGCACTTAACCCGTACTCGCCAAAAAGCTAAAGACACCAACCAGCCAATGCTTTCTCAGGCAATAAAAATAATAATGAACAGCTTGTATGGCGTATTAGGCTCTAAAGGTTGCCGGTTTTACGATCCAAGGCTCTCAAGTTCAATTACACTGAGGGGGCACGAAATCATGCAAACCACCCGAAAATGGATTGAAGAACTAGGTTATGAGGTTATTTATGGCGACACAGATTCAATATTTGTAAACGTAAATGAGCGCTTAAACGCCACAGATTGCAATAAAATAGGCAATGATGTGATGCACATTATTAACAAACGCTGGTCTGATAGCATTAAAACTCGCTTTTCGTTGACCAGTTATTTAGAAATAGAGTTTGAAACCCATTACAGCCCATTTTTTATGCCAACCATAAGAGGAAAAAAAATAGGCTCAAAAAAACGTTACGTTGGCCAAATTGAAAAAAACAATGCCAAGCAGCTCATTTTTAAAGGAATGGAAACCGTGCGCAGCGATTGGACCCAGTTTGCTCAAGAGTTTCAAACCGAACTTTTTAAAACATTATTTGATCAACAATTTGAAATAGAGCAATTAAACGACATTATAAAAAGCTACACTAAAAAGCTATACGCAGGGGAGTTTGATAAAAAGCTTATATACCGTAAACGTTTAGGCCAAAATTTAAGTGATTATGTAAAAAATATTCCTCCGCATGTGCAAGCAGTAAAAAAATTTAAAGCGAATAACCCCGACTTTGATGTAAAGCGCGGCCAAATAATAGAATATGTTTATGCTATTAATGGCGCTGAAATTTACAATGGAAACAACACCCTCAATTACCCTCTTTATATACAGCGGCAGCTAGAACCAGTTGCCGATATGATTCTAAGCGCACTTGGCGTACAGCCAAACTCAACCCAAAGTACTTTATTTTAA
- the dinG gene encoding ATP-dependent DNA helicase DinG, with protein sequence MLSDSLKKTIRQVHQHVANNLSDYRPRSSQNYLVAEIAKTLAGEYHKKQRICVIEAGTGTGKSLAYCLGALPLALAQKKKLVISTATVALQEQLIAKELPFFKKHSGLSFKFDLVKGRQRYICAHKLHNAVNGDSQTQMEFMPTLSSPLSVMETKCLNELYTAYTTKKWQGDRDSWADTVPDKVWGLIACDKHSCQRQMKAHQTCPFQLARQQLMQMDVLVINHSLLLADLDLGGGKILPEPDNTIYVIDEAHHLAHITRDFSSAAATIKGTIEWLDKLTKFSGKMAKVIVGQKAIGQNFKLCDSINDANKDLKVVRDILDNADFEYSKDDTYRFENGEIPQSLHSKAKDISEATQDALRCLSKMHDTLTQDVSDGDIKPYVADPILGESGQYINRLEQLNKLWFSYANKGEGTPHARWIKRLEYKNHHDHLLSDCPIEVGYYLKDKLWSECAGAVLCSATLSALGSFDHFAYETGLAKEEGVKFIKVPSPFDYPNQATLRIPVSKIEPTDKAFSDHLANTLPEYLDTKKANLVLFASYWQMDHVSKFLRTKGFNLLVQGEMSREAMLKLHTKNIDEGKGSILFGTQSLSEGLDLPGKYLENLIITKIPFAVPTSPIEEAQAEFVQSKGGNPFLSITVPDAAKKLVQSCGRLLRKESDAGCITILDRRLITKRYGKAMLDTLPPFKRQIDY encoded by the coding sequence ATGCTTTCTGACTCACTAAAAAAAACTATTAGGCAAGTACATCAGCATGTGGCTAATAACCTAAGTGATTACCGCCCGCGTAGCAGCCAAAATTACTTAGTTGCCGAAATAGCAAAAACGCTAGCAGGTGAATATCACAAAAAACAACGTATTTGCGTTATAGAAGCAGGTACAGGCACTGGCAAGTCTCTGGCGTATTGTTTAGGTGCTCTGCCACTTGCGCTAGCACAAAAAAAGAAATTAGTTATTTCAACCGCCACAGTTGCGCTGCAAGAGCAGTTAATAGCCAAAGAGCTGCCTTTTTTTAAAAAGCATTCAGGGCTTAGTTTTAAGTTTGATTTAGTTAAAGGTCGCCAGCGATATATTTGCGCTCATAAACTACACAATGCGGTTAACGGTGATAGCCAAACACAAATGGAATTTATGCCTACGCTTAGCTCGCCTTTAAGCGTAATGGAAACCAAATGTTTAAATGAGCTTTACACCGCTTATACAACTAAAAAATGGCAAGGCGACAGAGACAGCTGGGCCGACACGGTTCCCGATAAAGTATGGGGATTAATAGCCTGCGATAAACATTCGTGCCAGCGCCAAATGAAAGCGCATCAAACCTGCCCGTTTCAGCTTGCGCGTCAGCAATTAATGCAAATGGATGTACTGGTGATCAACCACTCTTTATTACTTGCAGACTTAGACTTAGGCGGGGGTAAAATTTTACCCGAACCCGACAACACTATTTATGTAATTGATGAAGCACACCACTTAGCACACATCACTCGCGACTTTTCATCCGCGGCGGCGACAATAAAAGGCACCATAGAGTGGCTAGATAAGCTCACTAAATTTAGCGGGAAAATGGCTAAAGTAATAGTCGGTCAAAAAGCGATAGGGCAAAACTTTAAGCTTTGCGATAGTATTAACGACGCCAACAAAGATTTAAAAGTAGTACGCGACATTCTCGATAATGCTGACTTTGAATATTCAAAAGATGATACTTACAGATTCGAAAATGGCGAAATTCCACAGTCATTACACAGTAAAGCCAAAGATATAAGCGAAGCCACGCAAGATGCACTGCGCTGCTTAAGTAAAATGCACGACACGCTAACTCAAGATGTAAGCGACGGCGATATAAAACCCTACGTAGCAGACCCTATTTTAGGCGAGAGCGGACAATACATAAATCGTTTAGAGCAATTAAATAAGCTGTGGTTTAGCTATGCAAATAAAGGTGAAGGCACACCCCATGCTAGGTGGATAAAGCGCCTTGAATATAAAAACCATCATGACCATTTATTAAGCGACTGCCCTATTGAAGTAGGTTACTACTTAAAAGACAAGCTATGGAGCGAGTGCGCGGGCGCGGTTTTATGCTCGGCTACATTAAGTGCTTTAGGCTCGTTTGATCATTTTGCTTATGAAACAGGCCTTGCCAAAGAAGAGGGCGTTAAATTTATTAAAGTGCCCTCGCCTTTCGACTACCCTAATCAAGCTACTTTGCGTATTCCGGTCTCTAAAATTGAACCAACCGATAAAGCATTTAGCGATCACTTAGCCAATACCCTGCCTGAGTATTTAGACACCAAAAAAGCCAACCTAGTATTGTTTGCCTCTTACTGGCAAATGGACCATGTATCAAAGTTTCTTAGAACAAAAGGTTTTAACTTATTAGTACAAGGCGAAATGTCGCGTGAGGCAATGCTTAAATTACATACTAAAAATATTGATGAAGGCAAAGGTAGTATTTTATTTGGCACTCAAAGCCTCTCGGAAGGTCTTGATTTACCAGGTAAATACCTAGAAAACCTAATAATTACAAAAATTCCTTTTGCCGTACCCACCTCGCCAATTGAAGAAGCGCAAGCCGAGTTTGTACAAAGTAAAGGCGGCAATCCTTTTTTATCAATAACCGTTCCCGATGCGGCAAAGAAATTGGTACAAAGCTGTGGTAGACTGCTGCGTAAAGAAAGCGATGCTGGCTGTATAACTATTCTCGATAGGCGCTTGATCACTAAGCGATACGGCAAAGCAATGCTCGACACCTTACCTCCTTTTAAAAGACAGATAGATTATTAA